From one Flavobacteriales bacterium genomic stretch:
- a CDS encoding aminotransferase class IV, whose amino-acid sequence MTEWVDHNGDLHPADEPVLRLDNRAFHFGDGLFESIRVVGGMPCFLDAHWARMSTGADLLRITLPQGLDRQRFGEAVQAIIQKSGIASGRMRFTLYRSGSGYYRPQTDQGAYTIELKPIEEPHHVLNPNGLLVDIWPEMRKPVNELSRHKTLNCQYYIMAALWSRARGLDDCLLQNDRGNIIESSAGNLFIVSNGVLYTPSLTDGCLGGVMRAQVINLAIANGIKVYECSLNPQNLLAADELFFTNAIQGIRWVGGYRTKRYTHKMAGALTDLLVQATAN is encoded by the coding sequence ATGACCGAATGGGTGGACCATAACGGCGACCTGCACCCGGCCGATGAACCCGTGCTCCGGCTGGACAATCGCGCATTCCACTTCGGTGATGGCCTCTTCGAGAGCATCCGCGTGGTGGGGGGCATGCCTTGTTTCCTCGATGCGCATTGGGCGCGCATGAGCACCGGCGCTGACCTCCTGAGGATCACCTTGCCGCAAGGCCTCGACCGGCAGCGCTTCGGTGAGGCGGTGCAGGCCATCATCCAGAAATCGGGCATCGCAAGCGGGCGCATGCGCTTCACGCTATACCGCAGCGGCAGCGGGTATTACCGCCCGCAAACCGACCAAGGCGCCTACACCATCGAACTCAAGCCGATCGAAGAGCCGCATCACGTGCTCAACCCGAACGGACTGCTGGTTGACATCTGGCCCGAGATGCGCAAGCCGGTGAACGAGCTCTCGCGGCACAAGACGCTCAATTGCCAGTACTACATCATGGCTGCGCTATGGAGCCGGGCGCGCGGCCTCGATGATTGCCTGCTGCAGAACGATCGCGGCAACATCATCGAGAGCAGCGCGGGCAACCTCTTCATCGTGAGCAATGGCGTGCTATACACGCCATCGCTCACAGACGGCTGCTTGGGCGGTGTGATGCGCGCGCAGGTGATCAACCTCGCCATCGCCAATGGCATCAAGGTGTATGAGTGCTCCCTGAACCCGCAGAACCTGCTGGCGGCCGACGAGCTGTTCTTCACCAACGCGATCCAGGGCATCCGCTGGGTAGGCGGATACCGAACCAAGCGCTACACGCACAAGATGGCGGGTGCCCTCACGGACCTGCTGGTGCAAGCCACGGCTAATTGA
- a CDS encoding YqgE/AlgH family protein produces the protein MGHLLDFDPENRLLPSRGRLLVSEPYLPDPYFRRTVVLLCDHNEEGSFGFVLNRRMDITINDLMENFPPVNAHVGIGGPVQSGELYYLHTLGKAIEGSAEVVDGVHMGGDYEQLRSLLATDPKLSKHVRFFVGYSGWGPDQLKKELGDRSWLIAPADRRRVMDRRVEALWGNTLRGMGRAFAPLANFPEDPSLN, from the coding sequence ATGGGCCATTTGCTCGACTTCGACCCGGAGAATCGCCTGCTTCCTTCGCGCGGCCGGCTTCTCGTGAGCGAGCCATACCTCCCGGACCCCTACTTCCGGCGCACGGTGGTGCTGCTCTGCGACCACAATGAGGAGGGCTCCTTCGGCTTCGTGCTGAACCGTCGCATGGACATCACCATCAACGACCTCATGGAGAATTTCCCGCCCGTGAATGCACACGTGGGCATCGGTGGGCCCGTGCAGAGCGGGGAGCTCTACTACTTGCACACGCTGGGCAAGGCCATTGAGGGCAGCGCCGAAGTGGTGGACGGGGTGCACATGGGCGGCGACTATGAGCAATTGCGCTCCTTGCTGGCCACGGACCCCAAGCTCAGCAAGCATGTACGCTTCTTCGTGGGCTATAGCGGCTGGGGGCCCGATCAGCTCAAGAAAGAGCTCGGCGACCGCTCCTGGCTGATCGCCCCGGCCGATCGCCGTCGCGTGATGGACCGGCGCGTGGAAGCGCTCTGGGGCAACACCCTGCGCGGCATGGGCCGTGCCTTCGCGCCGCTGGCCAATTTCCCGGAGGATCCTTCGCTCAATTAG
- a CDS encoding HAD family hydrolase has protein sequence MSLRPGLFLDRDGVINRERGEHTWRMADFELLPGVAEAVRSAANAGYAVVVITNQSGIGLGLYGHADVTALHERLESGLAASSARIDLVLYCPHHPSKGKCLCRKPGGLLLERAMARLGIDPARSVMIGDRERDVQAAGSAGVRGVLVPANGDLSMTVKRELRPA, from the coding sequence ATGAGCTTGCGCCCCGGACTCTTCCTGGACCGCGATGGCGTGATCAACCGCGAGCGCGGGGAGCATACCTGGCGCATGGCCGATTTCGAACTGCTGCCTGGCGTGGCCGAGGCCGTGCGCTCCGCTGCAAATGCTGGTTATGCCGTGGTGGTAATCACGAACCAGAGCGGGATCGGGCTGGGATTGTATGGGCACGCCGATGTGACTGCCCTACATGAGCGACTGGAATCCGGATTGGCCGCTTCAAGCGCGCGAATCGACTTGGTCCTTTACTGCCCGCACCACCCCTCGAAGGGCAAGTGCCTTTGTCGCAAGCCCGGGGGCCTGCTTCTGGAGCGGGCGATGGCCCGCCTTGGCATCGATCCGGCGCGTTCGGTAATGATCGGAGACCGCGAGCGCGATGTCCAGGCAGCCGGATCTGCAGGCGTACGGGGCGTGCTGGTGCCTGCCAATGGCGATCTGAGCATGACCGTGAAGCGCGAACTTCGCCCCGCATGA
- a CDS encoding nuclear transport factor 2 family protein: MRALLYVLLLSSCGVGFRPSDEASIRSLMAEQEAAWDRGDIPGFMTAYSDSICFHSPRGNTCGKQQVMENYMRSYPTPEHMGDLQFGIHEVVPAGADHAWLSGTWALHRQADTLKGAFALLWARQPEGWRIIRDHTY, encoded by the coding sequence ATGCGCGCGCTCCTCTACGTGCTGTTGCTCTCTTCATGCGGGGTTGGCTTCAGGCCCTCCGATGAGGCCTCGATCCGATCACTGATGGCTGAACAGGAAGCGGCCTGGGACCGTGGTGACATCCCCGGCTTCATGACGGCCTATTCCGATAGCATCTGCTTCCACAGCCCCAGGGGCAATACCTGCGGCAAGCAGCAGGTCATGGAGAACTACATGCGCTCTTACCCCACGCCGGAGCACATGGGCGATCTGCAATTCGGAATCCACGAGGTGGTGCCCGCTGGCGCGGACCATGCCTGGCTTTCGGGTACTTGGGCGCTGCACCGCCAGGCAGATACCTTGAAAGGGGCCTTCGCGCTGCTCTGGGCGAGGCAGCCGGAGGGCTGGAGGATCATCAGGGACCACACGTATTGA
- a CDS encoding T9SS type A sorting domain-containing protein, whose protein sequence is MRCLLFALLLPSLAEAQLITPELLSVLPVQLNETSGLVVIDGAVWTVLDSGNPPAVLQVDPLNGTVTRTVQLIGASNIDYEDITADGNWVYVGDFGNNSGSRTDLRIYRIPRSALEDEGVTAAQVDTIRFSFGDQTDFTPAFNNTNFDCEAFIADDDSLFLFTKRWIDENTRLYALPAAPGTHVASVHGDHDTDGLITAASWDGAGRLVLLGHEDDPGQPFIIHFNAVQGHDFFGQPGIRREVDLFDHQTEGIAWLTPDDWILSNELANGFPAALWSIDVMSTRIASPSGDRIRAYPIPASDRISFIGPHGTMRVELHDASGRIVLGSQEIIDGQVDVCDLAAGRYVARIACLGSEFRLPVVIAR, encoded by the coding sequence ATGAGGTGCCTGCTCTTCGCACTGTTGCTGCCTTCCCTCGCGGAGGCGCAGCTCATCACGCCAGAACTGCTCTCCGTGCTGCCCGTGCAGCTGAATGAGACCAGCGGCTTGGTGGTGATCGATGGCGCGGTGTGGACGGTGCTTGATAGCGGCAATCCGCCAGCGGTGCTGCAGGTTGATCCTTTGAACGGCACCGTCACGCGCACCGTGCAGCTCATCGGCGCGAGCAATATCGATTACGAGGACATCACGGCTGATGGCAATTGGGTCTATGTCGGTGACTTCGGCAATAACTCGGGCTCGCGCACGGATCTGAGGATCTATCGCATCCCTCGATCGGCGCTGGAGGATGAAGGTGTGACCGCTGCGCAAGTGGATACGATCCGGTTCAGCTTTGGCGATCAGACCGACTTCACCCCAGCCTTCAACAATACCAACTTCGATTGCGAGGCCTTCATCGCCGATGATGACAGCCTATTCCTATTCACCAAGCGATGGATTGACGAGAACACGCGGCTCTATGCGCTGCCAGCTGCGCCCGGAACGCATGTGGCCAGCGTTCACGGCGATCACGACACCGATGGGCTGATCACGGCCGCTTCATGGGATGGCGCTGGTCGTCTTGTGCTGCTCGGGCATGAGGATGATCCAGGCCAGCCTTTCATTATCCACTTCAATGCGGTGCAGGGCCACGATTTCTTCGGACAGCCCGGCATTCGACGCGAAGTGGACCTCTTTGACCACCAGACCGAGGGCATCGCTTGGCTCACGCCCGATGATTGGATCCTGAGCAACGAACTGGCGAACGGCTTCCCGGCGGCGCTCTGGAGCATTGATGTCATGTCAACGAGGATCGCTTCACCATCGGGCGACCGGATACGGGCCTATCCCATTCCTGCGAGCGATCGCATCAGCTTTATCGGCCCACACGGAACCATGCGCGTGGAACTGCATGATGCGTCCGGGCGAATCGTCCTCGGCTCCCAAGAGATCATTGATGGGCAGGTGGACGTGTGCGATTTGGCTGCTGGGCGCTACGTGGCGCGCATCGCTTGCCTTGGCAGCGAGTTTCGTTTGCCCGTGGTGATCGCGCGCTGA
- a CDS encoding CusA/CzcA family heavy metal efflux RND transporter, translated as MLDRIIHFSVTNKLITGLLLLAMVGWGVYSAAHLPIDALPDVTNNQVQVITTAPNLATQEVEKFITYPLELQFKNLQGLVELRSISRSGLSVITIVFEDDMPVPLTRQWVAERLKLAEEDIPLEYGRPSMLPPTTGLGEIFQYTLAIDSTHRDQYDIMELRTIQDWIVRRQLLGVQGVVDVSSFGGKLKQYEIAVDPVRLASMDLTLLDVYDALSANNANTGGSYIEKGAGLYYIRSEGLLTSLDQIADLSIRSSRGVPVRIRDVAKVQFGYAPRFGVLTRNGEGETVGGVVLMTKGENAMEVIGRVKERIEQIQQSLPEGVRVDVFVDRSRLISRTIGTVEENLLIGAAIVIGILVLMLGQIRAGLIVASVIPLSMLFAISLMSLFGVSANLMSMGALDFGLIVDGAVIVVESTLFLLHASYANKTLSRNEMDKEVIGTSSRIMRSAVFGQVIILIVYVPIFALTGIEGKMFKPMALTVSFAIIGALLLSLTYVPLMSSLFLDRKVKAHETFSDRLVSRLHRMVEPLLKQALKRTGVVIAASIALLVGAFMVFNSLGGEFIPELDEGDFAINYTIRQGSSLQHTMRVGQQLESILVKEFPEVVEVVSKVGSSEIPTDPMPIESADLIVVLKDHDEWTTAHNKEDLAEKMEEKMSAIPGVNLSFEQPIQMRFNELIAGVKSDLAIKIYGDDLDLLFKKGNEVAALVSTVDGAQDVKVEQITGMPQLVVRPDRTRLAQYGVTVEELNRILNTALAGGKAGIVYEGERRFDLVVRLANYRDADADKVKDIRIPLPNGSQVPISDVAKVEFLSAPAQVSRDNGERRIVVEANVRGRDIQSVAMDISQTLNDKLDLPSGYYIEYGGTFKNLQEAKARLGVALPVALLLILLLLFLAFGSIREALIIFSAVPLAAVGGVLALWIRGMSFSISAGIGFIALFGVAVLNGIVLISYFNREEEEGDTDITHRILRGVKERLRPVLATAAVASLGFLPMAFNTSIGSEVQRPLATVVIGGLITCTLLTLFVLPVLYKRYGSGRKKKIRPPQLGAVVAFLALISVGGEAKAQTPSLTLEQAVSLALQEHPLVNAAYGVVEREQALKGNAFMLEPLDVQYQRGQINTSVDDYNLQVSTGIASPNVIAQRSATLRQRIALAQSRAALTEAQVRREVSLAYVGLQAAEQQAATYAKLDSIYSDLSRYAERNVQVGESPPVEGLSAQARWQQVKLDRSRADANVYAAKALLQAWIGAATDPSVGALIALPEPILDTALISANPELSALNEEVKLSEAELKLQRNSWAPALRFGAFNQSLDLVTPFWGWMVGASFPLFKTGRGNTTRAVEIDTRIAADQRDAADRSITAQVASEMQEYMQRKREASYYRDQGAALADALLNNATKLYQSGAIGYFEYVQTVDQAYRLYVGQSDALLALNSSILQLNYLTGR; from the coding sequence ATGCTTGATCGCATCATTCACTTCTCCGTGACCAACAAGCTGATCACGGGGCTTCTCCTGCTCGCGATGGTCGGTTGGGGCGTCTACAGCGCCGCCCACCTACCCATCGACGCATTACCCGACGTGACGAACAACCAAGTGCAGGTGATCACCACCGCACCGAATCTCGCCACGCAGGAGGTGGAGAAGTTCATCACCTATCCACTGGAACTTCAATTCAAGAACCTGCAAGGATTGGTCGAACTCCGAAGCATCAGTCGAAGCGGGCTGTCCGTGATTACGATCGTTTTCGAGGACGACATGCCTGTTCCTCTCACCCGTCAATGGGTTGCCGAACGGCTAAAACTGGCAGAGGAGGACATCCCTCTAGAATACGGCAGGCCGAGTATGCTCCCTCCTACTACGGGTCTTGGCGAGATCTTCCAGTACACGCTTGCCATCGACAGCACTCATCGGGATCAATATGACATCATGGAGTTGCGCACCATCCAAGACTGGATCGTTCGGCGACAATTGCTGGGCGTACAGGGTGTGGTGGACGTGAGCAGCTTCGGTGGCAAACTGAAACAGTACGAGATAGCCGTTGATCCAGTGCGTTTGGCCAGCATGGACCTCACGTTGCTGGATGTGTACGATGCTCTATCAGCGAACAATGCCAATACGGGTGGCAGTTATATCGAGAAAGGCGCAGGCCTTTACTACATCCGATCCGAAGGTCTGTTGACCTCGTTGGACCAGATCGCCGACCTCAGCATACGTAGCAGCCGTGGTGTGCCCGTCCGTATTCGCGACGTGGCAAAGGTCCAGTTCGGTTATGCCCCGCGATTTGGTGTGCTCACACGCAATGGCGAGGGTGAAACCGTTGGCGGCGTCGTGCTCATGACCAAGGGCGAGAACGCCATGGAAGTGATCGGTAGAGTGAAGGAGCGCATAGAGCAGATCCAGCAAAGCCTGCCCGAAGGCGTGCGCGTGGACGTCTTCGTTGATCGATCCAGACTTATCTCACGTACCATCGGGACTGTCGAGGAGAACCTGTTGATCGGAGCCGCGATCGTGATCGGGATCCTAGTCCTGATGCTAGGCCAAATTAGAGCGGGATTGATCGTGGCATCGGTGATCCCGTTGTCCATGCTCTTCGCCATCAGCCTCATGAGCCTATTCGGGGTTAGCGCCAACCTCATGAGCATGGGCGCTTTGGACTTCGGCCTGATCGTGGACGGAGCAGTGATCGTAGTTGAAAGCACGCTCTTCCTTCTGCATGCGAGCTATGCCAACAAGACACTATCGCGCAACGAAATGGACAAGGAGGTGATCGGAACAAGTTCGCGTATCATGCGCAGCGCTGTCTTCGGTCAGGTGATCATTCTCATAGTATACGTGCCCATTTTCGCGCTCACGGGCATTGAAGGGAAGATGTTCAAGCCCATGGCGCTCACGGTGAGCTTCGCGATCATCGGCGCACTCCTGCTCAGTCTCACATACGTACCACTCATGAGTTCGCTCTTCCTCGATAGGAAGGTAAAAGCTCATGAGACATTCAGCGATCGACTGGTCTCTCGGTTGCACCGCATGGTCGAACCTCTGCTGAAGCAAGCCCTGAAGCGCACTGGCGTGGTCATTGCCGCCTCTATCGCTCTGCTCGTTGGTGCGTTCATGGTCTTCAACTCTCTTGGTGGTGAGTTCATCCCCGAACTGGACGAAGGTGACTTCGCCATCAACTATACCATCCGCCAAGGGAGCAGCCTTCAGCACACCATGCGCGTAGGCCAGCAGTTGGAGAGCATCCTCGTCAAGGAATTCCCAGAAGTGGTCGAGGTGGTCAGCAAAGTTGGATCAAGTGAAATTCCGACCGATCCCATGCCTATTGAAAGCGCCGACCTGATAGTGGTATTGAAGGATCATGATGAATGGACTACTGCGCACAACAAAGAGGATCTCGCAGAGAAGATGGAAGAGAAGATGAGCGCGATACCTGGGGTCAACCTCAGCTTCGAGCAACCCATCCAGATGCGTTTCAATGAACTCATCGCTGGCGTGAAGAGCGACCTCGCAATCAAGATCTACGGGGACGACCTCGACCTGCTATTCAAGAAGGGAAATGAAGTAGCGGCGCTTGTGAGTACCGTGGATGGCGCACAGGACGTGAAGGTGGAACAGATCACGGGCATGCCCCAATTGGTGGTACGGCCCGATCGTACACGTCTCGCCCAATACGGTGTGACCGTGGAAGAACTGAACCGCATCCTGAACACCGCGCTAGCGGGTGGCAAAGCGGGCATTGTGTATGAAGGAGAGCGCAGGTTCGACCTCGTTGTGCGCTTGGCCAACTACCGTGACGCGGATGCTGACAAGGTGAAGGACATCCGAATCCCTTTGCCGAACGGATCACAGGTACCGATCAGCGATGTGGCCAAAGTGGAGTTCCTGAGCGCACCCGCACAGGTGAGTCGCGATAACGGCGAACGCAGGATCGTGGTGGAAGCGAACGTTCGCGGGCGTGATATCCAGAGTGTGGCAATGGACATATCCCAAACCCTGAACGACAAGCTGGACTTGCCCAGCGGCTATTACATCGAATACGGCGGCACATTCAAAAACTTGCAGGAAGCGAAGGCCCGTCTTGGGGTGGCCCTGCCTGTGGCACTTCTGTTGATCCTGCTTCTGCTGTTCCTCGCTTTTGGATCCATCAGGGAGGCGCTCATCATCTTCAGTGCTGTACCCTTAGCGGCCGTTGGAGGTGTGCTGGCACTCTGGATCCGCGGTATGTCCTTCAGCATCAGCGCTGGCATTGGCTTCATCGCATTATTCGGTGTGGCGGTGCTCAATGGCATTGTCCTGATCAGCTATTTCAACCGCGAAGAAGAGGAAGGCGATACGGACATCACGCACCGCATACTTCGAGGCGTGAAGGAGCGCTTGCGTCCCGTGCTGGCTACGGCAGCAGTGGCATCCCTCGGGTTCCTGCCCATGGCGTTCAATACGTCTATTGGCAGTGAAGTACAGCGACCATTGGCCACCGTGGTCATCGGCGGGCTCATAACATGCACGCTGCTTACGCTCTTCGTGCTACCCGTGCTCTACAAACGCTACGGCTCAGGGCGGAAGAAGAAGATCCGTCCTCCCCAATTAGGTGCCGTTGTTGCCTTTCTCGCATTGATCTCCGTTGGCGGTGAAGCGAAGGCCCAGACGCCTTCACTCACCTTGGAGCAAGCCGTATCGCTGGCCTTGCAGGAACATCCTCTCGTTAATGCTGCGTATGGCGTGGTGGAACGCGAGCAGGCATTGAAGGGCAATGCCTTCATGCTGGAACCGCTGGATGTGCAATATCAGCGTGGTCAGATCAACACCAGCGTGGACGACTATAACCTGCAAGTGAGCACGGGCATCGCATCGCCCAATGTGATCGCTCAGCGATCGGCCACCCTTCGCCAGCGGATCGCACTTGCCCAAAGTCGCGCCGCGCTTACCGAGGCTCAGGTCCGCAGAGAGGTTTCGTTGGCCTACGTAGGGCTGCAAGCGGCCGAGCAACAAGCGGCCACCTATGCCAAGTTGGACAGCATTTACAGCGACCTCTCACGGTATGCAGAACGCAATGTGCAAGTGGGCGAAAGTCCGCCCGTTGAGGGATTGAGCGCACAAGCTCGCTGGCAACAGGTGAAGCTCGATCGATCACGGGCAGATGCGAACGTATACGCGGCAAAGGCACTGTTGCAAGCATGGATCGGTGCAGCGACGGACCCAAGCGTGGGCGCACTCATTGCACTTCCTGAACCCATTTTGGATACGGCGCTCATCAGTGCAAATCCCGAATTGAGCGCCCTCAACGAAGAGGTCAAGCTCAGCGAAGCTGAACTGAAATTGCAGCGCAACTCATGGGCACCCGCCCTGCGCTTCGGGGCGTTCAATCAAAGTCTCGATCTGGTCACGCCTTTCTGGGGTTGGATGGTCGGTGCCTCGTTCCCGCTCTTCAAAACGGGACGGGGCAACACGACCCGTGCGGTGGAGATCGACACACGTATTGCCGCCGATCAACGCGATGCAGCCGATCGCAGCATCACGGCACAGGTCGCTTCCGAAATGCAGGAATACATGCAACGGAAACGCGAAGCCAGTTACTACCGAGATCAGGGGGCCGCGCTGGCCGATGCGCTCCTGAACAACGCCACCAAACTCTACCAGAGCGGAGCTATCGGCTACTTCGAGTACGTGCAGACCGTTGACCAAGCATATCGCCTCTACGTAGGCCAAAGCGATGCACTGCTCGCCTTGAACTCTTCCATTCTTCAACTCAACTACCTCACGGGGCGCTAA
- a CDS encoding rhomboid family intramembrane serine protease — MLDETGAPITLLLLGASIVLSLLAFGNQKLFSDLLFEPFVIKARGQWHRFITHAFIHANWPHLLVNMFVLFGFGQHVEQALWFYAPAAPALAFATLYLGGILFSSLPAYRRHIHDPNYRAVGASGAVSAVLFAYILMTPTNAIRFLFIPAPIPAWVFGGLYLAYSWYMDKRGQDNVAHDAHFYGAVFGLVFMIVLDPGIVAEFITQILGE, encoded by the coding sequence ATGCTCGACGAGACCGGCGCCCCCATCACCCTACTGCTGTTAGGTGCCAGTATCGTATTGTCCTTGCTTGCCTTCGGGAACCAGAAGCTCTTCAGCGACCTGCTCTTCGAACCCTTCGTGATCAAGGCTCGCGGGCAATGGCACCGCTTCATCACGCACGCCTTCATCCACGCGAATTGGCCGCACCTGTTGGTGAACATGTTCGTGCTCTTTGGCTTCGGGCAGCATGTGGAGCAAGCGCTCTGGTTCTACGCCCCGGCCGCGCCGGCGCTCGCCTTCGCCACGCTCTACCTTGGTGGGATCCTATTCTCTTCGCTTCCCGCATACAGGCGCCACATCCATGATCCGAACTACCGCGCTGTGGGGGCTAGCGGTGCTGTCTCAGCAGTGCTGTTCGCGTACATCTTGATGACGCCCACCAACGCCATCCGCTTCCTGTTCATTCCGGCGCCCATACCGGCTTGGGTCTTCGGTGGTCTCTACTTGGCTTACAGCTGGTACATGGACAAGCGCGGCCAGGACAACGTGGCGCACGATGCCCACTTCTACGGCGCCGTGTTCGGCCTGGTGTTCATGATCGTTCTCGACCCGGGCATCGTGGCCGAGTTCATCACGCAGATCCTCGGCGAATGA